Proteins from one Lacrimispora sphenoides genomic window:
- a CDS encoding capping complex subunit for YIEGIA — protein MGKSNPEIMVYITDNKERIISGDPLTLYIPDSKEREICLTDLGKALRADVVQLKNGDHVLISR, from the coding sequence ATGGGGAAGAGTAATCCGGAGATAATGGTTTATATAACAGATAACAAAGAAAGAATCATATCAGGTGATCCTTTGACCCTTTATATCCCGGATTCCAAGGAGCGGGAAATATGTCTGACAGATTTAGGAAAGGCACTTCGGGCGGATGTGGTTCAGCTGAAAAACGGTGATCATGTATTAATCAGCAGGTAG
- a CDS encoding YIEGIA family protein yields MEKTLAFHDLFIILCGIVMGTIARAITLRIDTRQNPSYPTGAFINIVIGILASSLGAVAIPSLLNKEFTAVTFIALAIQHFRDVRKTEKESLEDLEKTEYSKRGAAYIDGIAKTYESRNYLSLLTSLFVVLVLSIVSVDSLVINMIGAVVSGFGMIYFLTIITKGKCIGDICNIREGKITIDHSDLFVNGMYVTNVLGTERSRDLFLKEGIGIVIEPKNDKFRITVENYGQRQAMLFEATRTFGVKRYSFTRKNYTNGALLLAFVPIIRDPDAIIDVIKKTPVLESSRKITTIMDIDIGGNINGEE; encoded by the coding sequence ATGGAAAAAACACTGGCATTTCACGATCTTTTCATCATTTTGTGCGGTATAGTAATGGGTACTATTGCACGGGCTATTACACTTCGTATTGATACCCGTCAAAATCCCAGTTATCCTACCGGTGCTTTCATTAACATTGTGATAGGCATTCTGGCTTCATCTCTGGGGGCTGTTGCAATTCCCTCCCTGTTAAATAAAGAATTTACGGCCGTAACTTTTATTGCCTTAGCCATCCAGCATTTCCGGGATGTGAGAAAAACAGAAAAAGAAAGCCTTGAGGATCTGGAAAAAACGGAATATTCAAAAAGAGGGGCTGCCTATATTGATGGCATTGCCAAAACCTATGAATCCAGAAATTATTTATCCCTGCTTACTTCCTTGTTTGTTGTATTGGTTTTAAGTATTGTATCTGTAGACAGTCTGGTCATAAACATGATAGGTGCAGTAGTCAGCGGTTTTGGTATGATTTATTTCCTGACAATAATAACAAAAGGCAAATGCATCGGTGATATCTGCAACATAAGGGAAGGAAAAATAACCATAGACCATTCGGATCTGTTTGTAAATGGCATGTATGTTACCAATGTACTGGGAACTGAGAGAAGCCGGGATTTGTTTTTAAAAGAAGGGATCGGCATTGTTATAGAGCCTAAAAATGATAAATTCAGAATCACGGTTGAGAATTATGGGCAGAGGCAGGCCATGCTTTTTGAGGCTACCCGGACCTTTGGCGTAAAGCGGTACAGTTTTACCCGGAAAAATTATACTAATGGAGCGTTGTTATTGGCTTTTGTTCCAATTATCCGTGATCCTGATGCCATAATAGACGTAATCAAAAAGACGCCTGTACTGGAAAGCAGCAGAAAAATCACTACAATTATGGATATAGATATAGGAGGAAATATCAATGGGGAAGAGTAA
- a CDS encoding MurR/RpiR family transcriptional regulator, with amino-acid sequence MDILSSIQKKYNTFTDKERSIADYILKEGNNIRNMNISVLAATVGVSDGTITRFCKKVGQKSFAELKIQLGSAGAGNKIAHSDDLVSQVYDFYKTVIEHSNQMIDRKALEYLADQIAAAGNIYIFGVGSSGLTACETMLRLSRMGFHVQSVTDSHLMVIYSSILGSGDLVIAISISGETAEVINAVRAAKQNGAKLIGLTSFTDSTIAQCADFCFPIVNPLFVDQERFVNSQLSTLYTIDLLCLILLKDEARKKKMNITVETIVKQSHLK; translated from the coding sequence ATGGATATTCTTTCATCAATTCAAAAGAAATATAATACGTTTACTGATAAAGAACGAAGTATCGCTGATTACATTTTGAAGGAAGGCAATAATATTCGGAATATGAATATCTCTGTCCTTGCAGCTACCGTGGGAGTTTCTGACGGTACAATTACCCGTTTCTGCAAAAAGGTAGGTCAAAAGTCTTTTGCAGAACTGAAAATCCAGCTTGGCAGCGCAGGGGCAGGAAATAAGATTGCTCACTCAGACGATCTTGTATCTCAGGTTTATGATTTTTATAAGACCGTAATTGAACATTCCAATCAGATGATAGATAGAAAGGCATTGGAGTACCTGGCAGACCAGATTGCAGCGGCAGGAAATATCTATATATTCGGAGTGGGATCATCGGGACTGACTGCCTGTGAAACCATGCTCCGCCTGTCACGTATGGGATTTCATGTACAGAGTGTAACAGATTCTCACTTGATGGTAATATACAGCTCAATTTTAGGCTCCGGTGATCTGGTAATTGCAATTTCCATATCCGGTGAAACCGCGGAAGTAATCAATGCTGTCAGGGCGGCAAAACAAAATGGAGCAAAGCTCATCGGTCTGACCAGTTTTACCGACAGCACGATCGCACAGTGCGCTGATTTTTGTTTTCCCATAGTAAATCCTTTGTTTGTTGATCAGGAAAGGTTTGTAAACAGTCAGTTATCAACTCTTTATACGATCGATCTTCTTTGTCTGATTCTTCTAAAGGATGAGGCTCGAAAGAAAAAGATGAATATTACGGTAGAAACCATTGTGAAACAGTCTCATTTAAAATAG
- a CDS encoding N-acetylmannosamine-6-phosphate 2-epimerase: MNRGLIVSCQALPEEPLHSSFIMGRMALAAKEGGAVGIRANSVEDIEEIKKHVDLPIIGIIKKVYEEGKPYITPTLAEVDALVRTGVDVVAVDATINQDVDFLYKLHEKYPHQKFMADISTEEEGLRADEIGFDFVGLTLLGYTPQSQGLDKFQVLQSLIAKCEHPVIAEGNFSTPEQAAKAIESGAYAVVVGTAITRPQCITRGFAEAVSKVFN; encoded by the coding sequence ATGAATAGAGGTTTAATTGTATCCTGTCAGGCGCTTCCGGAGGAACCCCTGCACAGTTCATTTATCATGGGGCGTATGGCTCTGGCAGCAAAAGAAGGAGGCGCAGTCGGTATTCGCGCAAACAGCGTGGAAGATATTGAAGAAATCAAGAAACATGTGGATCTTCCGATTATCGGGATTATCAAAAAGGTATATGAAGAAGGCAAACCTTACATCACACCCACATTAGCAGAAGTAGATGCACTGGTTCGGACCGGTGTTGATGTAGTCGCCGTAGATGCTACCATAAATCAGGATGTGGATTTTTTGTATAAGCTACATGAAAAATATCCTCATCAAAAATTTATGGCTGACATTTCAACGGAAGAAGAGGGGCTGCGTGCTGACGAGATTGGTTTTGATTTTGTGGGTCTGACATTGCTGGGATATACGCCTCAGTCTCAAGGTCTGGATAAATTTCAGGTGCTTCAGTCTTTGATTGCGAAATGTGAACACCCAGTAATTGCAGAAGGAAATTTCAGCACCCCGGAGCAGGCGGCAAAGGCGATTGAATCAGGAGCTTACGCAGTCGTTGTGGGAACTGCAATTACACGCCCCCAATGCATTACACGCGGATTTGCCGAGGCAGTATCAAAGGTTTTTAATTAA
- a CDS encoding PTS transporter subunit EIIC — protein sequence MFKQLQKLGKAFMLPIAILPAAGLLLGIGGAMSNPNTIAAYPFLNIFALQAIFTVMSKAGEVVFGNLSLIMCIGLAVGLAKKDKGTAGLAAAVAFLVMNASIGALLSVFKPDGNTIDTGVVGSIVIGCMVTYFHNRYRDIQLPPFLGFFGGSRFIPIISSFAAIFIGAIFFLIWPPFQSLLISSGQTIASMGVFGTFLYGFLMRLCGAVGLHHMIYPMFWYTELGGVATVAGQEIAGAQKIFFAQLADPNFTGMYTEGTRFFAGRFDTMIFGLPAACLAMYHCVPQNRRKLVFGLFFSAALTSFLTGITEPIEFMFLFVAPWLYVIHAFLDGLSFAIADLLSVRIGNTFSGGIIDFTLFGVLQGNARTHWIYVVVVGVFWAVLYYVLFRFLITKFNIPTPGREVGEEDVVNVETKGTIAETAVRVLAALGGKENIEDCDACITRLRVAVKDITKVDKEAIKREGATAVLEVKGGIQAIFGAKADLIKSKINDIIGED from the coding sequence ATGTTTAAGCAGCTTCAAAAATTAGGTAAGGCATTTATGTTACCGATTGCCATTCTTCCGGCAGCAGGTCTCCTGTTAGGAATCGGTGGGGCAATGTCCAATCCAAACACGATCGCAGCCTATCCATTTTTGAACATTTTTGCTCTGCAGGCAATATTTACTGTTATGAGCAAGGCGGGAGAAGTGGTGTTTGGAAATCTGTCGTTAATCATGTGTATTGGTCTGGCAGTGGGGCTTGCAAAAAAAGATAAAGGAACGGCGGGTCTGGCAGCTGCGGTTGCGTTTCTTGTTATGAATGCATCGATCGGTGCACTGCTGTCAGTCTTTAAACCGGATGGAAACACAATAGATACCGGAGTCGTAGGCTCTATTGTTATTGGTTGTATGGTTACCTATTTTCATAACCGGTACCGCGATATACAGCTGCCTCCGTTTCTTGGATTTTTCGGAGGATCACGTTTTATACCGATTATATCCTCTTTTGCAGCAATTTTTATCGGCGCAATATTTTTCCTGATTTGGCCTCCTTTTCAGTCATTGTTGATTTCCAGCGGCCAGACCATTGCAAGTATGGGAGTTTTTGGAACTTTCCTGTATGGATTTTTGATGAGGCTTTGCGGAGCAGTGGGCCTGCATCATATGATTTACCCTATGTTCTGGTATACGGAATTAGGCGGAGTTGCTACTGTGGCGGGCCAGGAGATTGCAGGTGCTCAAAAGATATTCTTTGCCCAGCTGGCTGATCCTAATTTTACAGGAATGTATACCGAGGGTACACGGTTCTTTGCAGGCCGTTTTGATACGATGATTTTTGGCTTACCTGCTGCATGCCTTGCAATGTATCACTGTGTTCCACAAAATCGCCGTAAATTAGTATTCGGTTTATTCTTCTCGGCAGCCCTTACATCATTTTTAACCGGTATTACGGAACCCATTGAATTCATGTTTCTGTTTGTAGCTCCTTGGCTGTATGTGATTCACGCATTTTTAGATGGTCTCTCTTTTGCGATTGCCGATCTTTTAAGCGTTCGTATCGGCAACACATTTTCCGGCGGAATCATTGATTTTACCTTATTTGGAGTCCTGCAGGGCAATGCAAGGACTCACTGGATCTATGTGGTAGTGGTGGGAGTATTCTGGGCGGTTCTGTATTATGTTCTGTTCCGTTTCCTGATCACAAAGTTTAACATTCCGACTCCAGGCCGCGAGGTAGGAGAAGAAGATGTGGTAAATGTAGAGACAAAGGGTACAATCGCTGAAACGGCTGTTCGCGTACTAGCAGCTCTGGGCGGTAAGGAAAATATCGAAGATTGTGATGCTTGTATCACCCGTCTGCGTGTAGCGGTAAAGGATATTACCAAGGTTGACAAAGAGGCCATAAAACGGGAAGGCGCAACGGCCGTATTGGAAGTTAAAGGTGGTATTCAGGCAATATTTGGAGCGAAAGCAGATCTGATAAAATCAAAAATAAACGACATAATTGGCGAAGATTAG
- a CDS encoding thymidine kinase, whose product MAKLFFRYGAMGSSKTANALMTRYNFLEKGKNVLLIKPDLETRDEKTKIRSRIGLEADCILWSEFKYDDYNSIKELDAIIVDEVQFLSENDIEQLSKIVDEYDISVFCYGLRTDFTSHLFPGSKRLMELADEIEELKTVCWCGNSANMNARIDKDGNVIREGQQILMGANDKYISLCRKHYKEGKIRQ is encoded by the coding sequence ATGGCTAAATTGTTTTTCAGATATGGTGCGATGGGAAGTTCGAAGACGGCTAATGCACTAATGACAAGATATAACTTTTTAGAAAAGGGAAAAAACGTTTTATTAATAAAACCTGATTTAGAAACCAGGGACGAAAAAACGAAAATCAGATCAAGAATCGGGCTGGAAGCAGATTGCATTTTATGGTCTGAATTCAAATATGACGATTATAATTCAATCAAAGAATTGGATGCAATCATTGTGGATGAGGTACAATTTCTTTCTGAAAATGATATTGAACAACTTTCTAAGATTGTAGATGAATACGATATTTCAGTTTTCTGTTATGGCCTCAGAACGGATTTTACATCCCACCTTTTTCCCGGATCCAAACGTTTGATGGAACTGGCAGATGAAATTGAGGAACTTAAAACAGTCTGCTGGTGCGGGAATAGTGCCAATATGAATGCTAGGATTGATAAAGATGGAAACGTAATCAGAGAAGGACAGCAAATATTAATGGGGGCAAATGATAAATACATTTCATTGTGCCGTAAACACTATAAAGAAGGTAAAATCAGGCAATAG
- a CDS encoding phosphorylase family protein, whose translation MNYQDLIVSMERFGSTKRDICIHSIGIDPDQIHKNVIIAPWWEPPIFPGFGTFDYLSESDYSSIKVWNLTVDSLEISYIKTGIGAPVLMDALLALGVTPCRQIVFIGSVGALDDRIGIGDIVIPAYSICGDGASRYISSDKLADSDVFGEKQYPDKMMFERLIKAASFRCEESGVKWHIGNNYSTDTVFAQFAHIDEIIGMGCNVIEMETAAAFKAAAFAGIPMAALFSVSDNTVANKSLVSGRTSEEMQYRKKVRRELFPRIIIDLFQSVNF comes from the coding sequence ATGAATTACCAGGATTTAATTGTCAGTATGGAGAGATTTGGATCAACCAAACGTGATATTTGTATTCATAGCATTGGGATAGATCCGGATCAAATACATAAGAATGTAATTATCGCTCCTTGGTGGGAACCACCGATCTTTCCGGGTTTTGGAACTTTTGATTATTTAAGTGAATCAGATTATTCTTCAATAAAAGTATGGAATCTCACGGTTGATAGTCTGGAAATCAGTTATATAAAAACGGGAATTGGTGCACCTGTATTGATGGATGCTCTTTTAGCCTTGGGTGTAACCCCATGCAGGCAAATTGTTTTCATAGGGTCCGTTGGTGCTTTGGATGATAGAATCGGGATTGGAGACATTGTAATTCCGGCATATTCCATTTGTGGTGACGGTGCAAGTCGTTACATATCTTCTGATAAACTTGCAGATAGCGATGTATTTGGTGAAAAACAATATCCAGATAAAATGATGTTCGAGCGTTTAATAAAGGCCGCCAGCTTTAGATGTGAAGAAAGTGGTGTAAAGTGGCATATTGGGAATAATTATAGTACGGATACGGTATTTGCCCAGTTTGCTCATATTGATGAAATCATTGGCATGGGCTGCAACGTCATTGAAATGGAAACTGCCGCGGCTTTTAAAGCTGCAGCCTTTGCTGGAATTCCAATGGCTGCACTCTTTAGTGTTTCGGACAATACGGTTGCCAATAAATCTTTAGTCAGCGGCCGTACGTCAGAGGAGATGCAGTATCGGAAAAAAGTACGTCGTGAGCTTTTTCCCAGAATAATTATAGATCTTTTTCAATCAGTGAACTTTTAA
- a CDS encoding alpha/beta fold hydrolase, with translation MICKIDNHSVYYEEIGSGKPILCIHGFPEDHRTMLGCVEPIMESLDHYRRIYIDLPGFGSSEINPGIKNADDMLSFLINFIKEVIKDESFLLVGQSYGGYLSLGLMSKANLNISGVFLLCPCVISKHENRNLAQKEILVIEQDLKPEASEKDEFQDFMDYAVVATTKTWERYKREIMPGLKDADIDFVNTYQKDGYGFTFEASLKDINFNKPIVVLTGKQDNCVGYEDTWGLVKHLPRLTFLCLDKAGHNLQIENKPLFDLHFHDWLNNCS, from the coding sequence ATGATATGTAAGATAGATAATCATTCTGTTTACTATGAAGAAATTGGTTCAGGAAAACCAATCCTTTGTATTCATGGGTTTCCAGAAGATCATAGAACAATGCTCGGGTGCGTTGAACCTATCATGGAGTCTTTGGATCATTATCGTAGGATTTATATTGATTTGCCAGGATTTGGAAGTTCAGAGATAAATCCAGGTATAAAAAATGCAGATGATATGTTATCCTTTCTAATTAATTTTATAAAAGAGGTCATTAAAGACGAAAGTTTCTTATTAGTTGGCCAATCTTATGGCGGGTATTTATCATTGGGGCTGATGTCAAAAGCGAATCTAAATATCAGTGGGGTATTCTTATTGTGTCCTTGTGTAATAAGTAAACATGAAAACCGTAATCTTGCGCAAAAAGAAATTCTTGTTATAGAGCAGGATTTAAAACCTGAAGCTAGTGAGAAAGATGAATTTCAGGATTTTATGGATTATGCGGTTGTTGCTACAACTAAAACATGGGAAAGATATAAAAGGGAAATCATGCCTGGTCTAAAAGATGCTGACATAGATTTCGTTAATACATACCAAAAAGATGGATATGGTTTTACTTTTGAAGCATCGCTAAAAGATATAAACTTCAACAAACCTATTGTTGTATTAACAGGAAAACAGGATAATTGTGTTGGTTATGAAGATACATGGGGATTAGTAAAGCATTTACCACGTTTGACCTTCCTGTGTCTTGATAAAGCAGGGCATAATCTGCAAATAGAAAATAAACCATTGTTTGATTTGCATTTTCATGATTGGCTAAATAACTGTAGTTAA
- a CDS encoding CarD family transcriptional regulator, translated as MFQVNDLVVFGTHGICRVEAIGSLNMSAVDDDRLYYTLKPLYEAQQCVVYTPVDNLKAPMREVSTREEAIELINLIPDTPTTWVLDERQREGNYKDIMMKNECSGWLQIIKTLYLRKQKGLVEGKKNSAKDEFYFKMAEDLLYGELAVALELEPAVVKDMVVTRVSVE; from the coding sequence ATGTTTCAGGTAAATGATCTAGTAGTATTCGGAACCCATGGAATATGCAGGGTAGAGGCGATAGGGAGCCTTAACATGTCCGCAGTGGATGATGACCGCCTTTACTATACGCTGAAACCTCTTTATGAGGCACAGCAATGTGTTGTTTATACGCCCGTAGACAATCTAAAAGCACCCATGAGAGAAGTATCTACCAGAGAAGAGGCCATAGAGCTGATTAATCTGATTCCAGATACTCCAACCACGTGGGTGCTTGACGAAAGGCAGCGAGAAGGAAACTATAAGGATATCATGATGAAAAATGAGTGTTCAGGCTGGCTTCAGATCATCAAGACACTATATTTAAGGAAACAAAAGGGGCTGGTAGAAGGTAAGAAAAATTCGGCAAAGGATGAATTCTATTTTAAGATGGCGGAAGATCTGCTTTACGGTGAACTTGCTGTAGCTTTAGAATTGGAACCGGCCGTAGTGAAAGATATGGTGGTGACAAGGGTGAGTGTTGAGTAA
- the deoC gene encoding deoxyribose-phosphate aldolase, with protein sequence MTDLEMLSYVDHTQLKAFATWEDIEELCKEAVEYKTASVCIPPCYISRVHEQFPGLNICTVVGFPLGYSVTESKVLETKKAIEDGASEVDMVVNISDVKNGDYDKVEKEIAELKRATGENILKVIIEACYLTEEEKIAMCKAVTAAGADYIKTSTGFGTGGATLEDIELFKKHIGPDVKIKAAGGVRTLEDLRAFIEAGCSRVGASAAVKLAAQKQ encoded by the coding sequence ATGACAGATTTAGAAATGTTAAGCTACGTAGACCACACACAGTTAAAGGCGTTTGCCACTTGGGAGGACATTGAGGAGCTTTGTAAGGAAGCTGTGGAATATAAAACCGCTTCCGTGTGCATCCCTCCATGCTATATCAGCCGGGTACATGAACAATTTCCAGGCCTTAATATCTGTACCGTAGTCGGATTTCCTCTTGGCTACAGTGTGACAGAATCAAAGGTCCTTGAGACAAAAAAAGCCATTGAAGACGGAGCTTCTGAGGTGGATATGGTAGTAAATATCAGCGATGTGAAAAATGGAGACTACGATAAGGTAGAAAAGGAAATCGCAGAACTGAAAAGAGCAACCGGCGAAAACATCTTAAAGGTCATCATCGAGGCCTGTTATCTTACAGAGGAAGAGAAGATCGCTATGTGCAAGGCAGTTACGGCAGCCGGAGCTGACTATATTAAGACTTCCACCGGATTCGGTACCGGGGGTGCGACTCTTGAAGATATAGAGTTATTTAAAAAGCACATCGGTCCCGATGTAAAGATAAAAGCGGCCGGCGGGGTCAGAACCCTTGAGGATTTAAGGGCTTTCATTGAAGCTGGATGCAGCCGTGTGGGTGCCAGTGCAGCTGTTAAGCTGGCAGCGCAGAAGCAGTAA
- a CDS encoding pyrimidine-nucleoside phosphorylase — translation MRMYDVIAKKRNGEPLTEEEIRFMIKGYVKGDIPDYQMSAMLMAIYFKGMSDEETAVLTDAVAHSGDMVDLSPIQGVKVDKHSTGGVGDKTTLVVAPIVAACGVKVAKMSGRGLGHTGGTVDKMESIPGMRTVLTEEEFFQVVNTAGLSVIGQSGNLAPADKKLYALRDVTATVDSIPLIAASIMSKKLAAGNDCILLDVKTGSGAFMKTLEDSITLAEKMVAIGEHAGKRTMALITNMDIPLGSLIGNSLEVIEAVETLHGRGPEDLRTVCLSLAAGMLYLAGKGSVEECRAMAEGAIADGSALARLIAMVEAQGGDSSVIRDTSLFARAAFEREVKALENGYITHMNTEQCGIASSLLGAGRVTKESVIDYTAGIALKKKVGQKVEEGETIAVLYASKEDLFAASEEEFLKAVTISSQKPEAEPLIYASVTKEGVKRLTE, via the coding sequence ATGAGAATGTATGATGTAATTGCAAAAAAGCGGAACGGGGAACCTTTGACGGAGGAAGAGATCCGCTTTATGATCAAAGGCTACGTAAAAGGGGATATCCCGGATTATCAGATGTCCGCCATGCTGATGGCCATTTATTTTAAGGGAATGAGCGATGAAGAAACAGCCGTTCTCACGGATGCGGTGGCTCATTCCGGTGATATGGTGGACTTATCGCCCATCCAGGGAGTGAAAGTAGATAAGCACTCCACCGGAGGAGTGGGGGATAAGACGACTCTGGTGGTAGCGCCAATTGTAGCCGCCTGCGGGGTCAAGGTTGCGAAGATGTCAGGCCGCGGTCTGGGTCATACCGGAGGAACCGTTGATAAAATGGAATCCATACCGGGAATGCGTACTGTCCTGACGGAGGAAGAGTTTTTTCAAGTGGTCAATACTGCCGGGCTTTCCGTTATTGGGCAGTCCGGAAATCTGGCTCCAGCGGATAAAAAACTCTATGCTCTTCGGGATGTGACTGCAACCGTGGACAGCATTCCCTTAATTGCCGCTTCCATTATGAGCAAAAAACTGGCAGCAGGTAATGACTGTATTCTTCTGGATGTGAAGACAGGCAGCGGAGCATTTATGAAGACCCTGGAAGACTCCATCACACTGGCGGAGAAGATGGTAGCGATCGGGGAGCACGCAGGAAAGAGAACCATGGCTCTCATAACGAATATGGACATTCCTTTAGGAAGCCTGATCGGCAACAGCCTGGAAGTCATTGAAGCAGTGGAAACTCTTCATGGAAGAGGGCCTGAGGATTTAAGGACAGTTTGCTTAAGCCTGGCTGCCGGTATGCTCTATCTGGCAGGAAAAGGGAGTGTGGAAGAATGCCGGGCTATGGCGGAAGGAGCCATTGCCGACGGAAGTGCTTTGGCACGGCTTATTGCCATGGTGGAAGCTCAGGGAGGAGACTCTTCGGTGATCAGGGACACTTCACTTTTTGCCAGAGCAGCCTTTGAAAGGGAAGTGAAAGCCTTAGAGAACGGCTATATCACCCATATGAATACAGAGCAGTGCGGGATTGCATCTTCGCTTTTAGGAGCCGGCAGAGTTACGAAGGAAAGCGTAATTGATTATACGGCTGGAATCGCCCTTAAGAAAAAGGTAGGCCAGAAGGTGGAAGAGGGAGAGACCATAGCCGTGCTTTATGCCTCAAAGGAAGATCTGTTTGCGGCTTCAGAAGAGGAATTTTTAAAGGCAGTCACCATAAGCAGTCAAAAGCCGGAGGCAGAACCCTTAATTTATGCCAGCGTTACCAAAGAAGGCGTAAAACGCCTGACAGAATAG
- a CDS encoding cytidine deaminase produces the protein MDERTKNMLVAEAYEAQKMAYVPYSDFCVGAALLAKNGTVYRGCNIENASFTPTNCAERTAFFKAVSEGVAEFDAIAIVGNKRDEKGELCAPCGVCRQVMAEFCDPDEFKIILGAGEEFSVYTLKELLPLGFTKKNLNS, from the coding sequence CTGGATGAGAGGACAAAAAACATGCTGGTGGCAGAGGCTTACGAAGCTCAGAAAATGGCTTATGTACCTTATTCTGATTTTTGTGTTGGAGCGGCCCTGCTGGCAAAGAACGGTACGGTCTACCGTGGCTGCAACATTGAAAATGCATCCTTTACGCCCACGAACTGTGCAGAGCGTACTGCATTTTTTAAAGCGGTCTCAGAGGGAGTCGCGGAATTTGATGCCATAGCCATTGTGGGGAATAAAAGGGACGAAAAGGGAGAACTATGTGCTCCCTGCGGGGTTTGCAGGCAGGTAATGGCCGAATTCTGTGATCCTGATGAATTTAAGATTATTCTGGGCGCGGGAGAGGAGTTTTCCGTCTATACCTTAAAAGAACTGCTCCCTTTAGGGTTTACAAAAAAGAATTTGAATTCCTGA
- a CDS encoding cyclic-di-AMP receptor: MKIIYAIVSSDDGNRVTDVLNEHQFSVTKLATTGGFLKKGNSTLMIGTDDGQVEEVITLIKDTCGKRQKITCNVPAPNIASVSAGYMMMPMTVELGGATIFVTDVERFEKI, translated from the coding sequence ATGAAGATTATTTACGCAATCGTCAGCTCAGATGATGGAAACAGGGTGACTGATGTGCTGAATGAACACCAGTTCAGCGTGACAAAACTTGCCACAACAGGTGGTTTCTTAAAGAAAGGAAACTCTACATTAATGATCGGTACGGATGATGGACAGGTAGAGGAAGTCATCACTCTGATTAAAGATACCTGCGGAAAACGCCAAAAAATTACCTGCAATGTTCCGGCGCCAAATATCGCGTCTGTTTCAGCCGGATATATGATGATGCCGATGACAGTGGAACTTGGCGGAGCTACCATATTTGTAACTGACGTAGAACGATTTGAAAAGATTTGA
- a CDS encoding NUDIX hydrolase, translated as MDCKEKFRKTVEDFLPYNEQEERDKEMLLQYLTSGESIFFRESLGAHISASAWVVNQSRDKVLMAYHNIYDSWAWTGGHADGEMDLLKVAVREAMEETGIRTVRPVTEDIFSLEVLTVDGHEKRGVYVSSHLHLNVTYLLEADDREVLHKKEDENSAVGWFGVEECLKAVNEPWMRERIYRKLLDKMRDINF; from the coding sequence ATGGACTGCAAAGAGAAATTCAGGAAAACTGTAGAAGACTTTTTACCATATAACGAACAGGAAGAAAGGGATAAGGAGATGCTGCTCCAATATCTCACGTCAGGAGAATCCATATTTTTCCGTGAAAGTTTAGGCGCCCATATATCGGCGTCAGCTTGGGTGGTGAATCAGTCCCGTGATAAGGTTCTTATGGCCTATCATAACATCTATGATTCCTGGGCATGGACCGGAGGCCACGCAGATGGGGAAATGGATCTGCTAAAAGTAGCGGTCCGGGAAGCCATGGAAGAAACCGGGATTAGAACGGTAAGACCGGTCACAGAGGACATCTTTTCCCTTGAGGTGCTGACGGTGGACGGTCATGAGAAGAGGGGAGTTTATGTTTCCTCTCACCTTCACTTAAATGTGACCTATCTTCTGGAAGCGGATGACAGGGAGGTCCTTCATAAGAAAGAGGATGAAAACAGCGCAGTGGGCTGGTTCGGTGTGGAAGAATGCTTAAAGGCAGTAAATGAGCCGTGGATGAGGGAACGAATATACCGAAAGCTGCTTGATAAAATGAGAGATATCAATTTTTAA